The stretch of DNA TTACAGTAACCTCAGTTACCTAGTAACTTGAGTCAGCCATATTTGTTATTGGTGGCAGGAGTATGCGGCGTTCGTTCCAAGATCCCTaagtttctttttccttttcagaaAAAGAGCAACAGGAAGCAATCGAACACATTGATGAAGTACAGAATGAAATTGACAGGTGAGTTTGGTCTTTTTAAGCTatggtaaatgtgtgtatgtgtggagaaAGTTTTCTTACTCGTGTGTTTTTGCCTCCTCAGACTGAATGAACAGGCAAGTGAAGAAATTTTAAAAGTAGAGCAGAAGTACAACAAATTACGCCAGCCATTCTTTCAGAAGCGATCAGAACTCATAGCCAAAATCCCCAACTTCTGGGTCACAACATTCGTCAACCATCCACAAGGTAAgttactgttttgttgttgttatgtctGCATGTGCATGACTCTGTAAAGAACAAACTTTGCTTATAACACAAATGATCATCAGTGGAGTAAAGAGTAATTGTCTTGTTGTATTTACTGCttttaaatgtgacattattTGTACATGTTGACATTGGACACAGAGAAGTGTGGGATCAGCAGCTAACAGTCTTGTGCTTGTGTTTTGCACGGCGACATGTAGTTTCAGCTCTTCTGGGGGAGGAAGACGAGGAAGCACTTCATTACTTGTCGAGGGTGGAGGTCACCGAGTTCGAGGATATCAAGTCAGGATATAGAATAGATTTTGTGAGTAGTCATGTCCACTTTGTCGTCGTACATTCTTAACGGCCGTACGCTGATGGAAATTGACTCagatgtccttttttttttttccagtattttgaTGAGAATCCGTACTTTGAGAACAAAGCCCTCTCCAAAGAGTTTAATGTAAATGAGAGCGGAGATCCAGTTTCCAAATCGACTGAAATCAAATGGAAAGCTGGAAaggttggtttgtttttttttttctttgggttGTATGTTGGTTTGATGAAAGATTTACTGACGTATTTAATACTACAACACATTAATGTAAGGAGTGAGAAAACTTTTTACTGcctctctctcatctccccGTTgggttttcttcttgtttctgtttgcttacacttct from Thunnus albacares chromosome 18, fThuAlb1.1, whole genome shotgun sequence encodes:
- the LOC122968442 gene encoding protein SET-like, whose translation is MSASSAKVSRKENSNHDGADETSEKEQQEAIEHIDEVQNEIDRLNEQASEEILKVEQKYNKLRQPFFQKRSELIAKIPNFWVTTFVNHPQVSALLGEEDEEALHYLSRVEVTEFEDIKSGYRIDFYFDENPYFENKALSKEFNVNESGDPVSKSTEIKWKAGKDLTKRTGQTPNKAGKKRQHEEPESFFTWFTDHSDAGADELGEVIKDDIWPNPLQYYLVPDMEDEEGDGDDDDDEEEGLEDIDEGEEEEGEDEDEDGDGEDGEDDGEDD